From the genome of Triticum aestivum cultivar Chinese Spring chromosome 3B, IWGSC CS RefSeq v2.1, whole genome shotgun sequence, one region includes:
- the LOC123071109 gene encoding UDP-glycosyltransferase 87A1, which translates to MTPLHKSTPPISHRSPQNQAMATSATAARHMVALPYPGRGHINPMLAVCRLLVAADGALTVTVVVTEEWHGLLASAGVTPTLPDRVHLATIPNVIPSEHGRGADHGGFIEAVNCKMGEPVERLLDRLALELGRRPDAIVADTYLQWAVAAGARRGIPVCSLWTQPATFFLALCHLDLWQPAVEGVSDKELSCKSLEQYVPGLSSVRLSDIKIFLAWKGPIKIAAEAFVNVRKAQGVLFTSFHELEPSSMSKIAELLPCPIYPIGPSILRAPDNEEKARDEEHRRWLDAQPENSVLYVSFGSFVAMPPKQFEEIAVGLRDSAVRFFWVARDRATDGLREMCGDRGLPVPWCDQQEVLRHPSVGGFLSHCGWNSVLEAVCAGVPVLGFPVAWDQLVNARMVADEWKAGIDLREQRGKDGIVSRAAVSAAARKLMDLDSGAGQEMRTRAAQLREASRGAVIEGGSSHRSLTGFLEDLGKGKLDVPESSA; encoded by the exons ATGACCCCGTTACATAAGAGTACTCCACCGATCTCTCACCGCAGTCCGCAGAATCAAGCAATGGCCACGTCCGCAACGGCGGCTCGGCACATGGTCGCTTTGCCGTATCCAGGCCGCGGCCACATCAACCCCATGCTAGCCGTGTGCCGCCTGCTCGTCGCCGCGGACGGCGCCCTCACCGTCACCGTCGTCGTCACGGAGGAGTGGCACGGGCTGCTGGCCTCCGCCGGGGTGACCCCCACGCTGCCGGACCGCGTCCACCTCGCCACCATCCCCAACGTCATCCCCTCCGAGCACGGCCGCGGGGCCGACCACGGCGGCTTCATCGAGGCCGTAAACTGCAAGATGGGGGAGCCCGTCGAGCGGCTGCTCGACCGGCTGGCGCTGGAGCTGGGGCGGAGGCCAGACGCTATCGTGGCCGACACGTACCTGCAGTGGGCGGTGGCGGCCGGCGCGCGGCGCGGCATACCGGTGTGCTCGCTTTGGACCCAGCCGGCCACGTTCTTCTTGGCGCTCTGCCATTTGGACCTGTGGCAACCTGCGGTTGAAGGTGTCAGCGACAAAG AACTAAGCTGCAAGTCATTGGAGCAATATGTCCCGGGCCTCTCATCAGTAAGGTTGTCTGATATCAAGATCTTCCTCGCCTGGAAGGGGCCAATCAAAATAGCAGCGGAGGCGTTCGTCAACGTACGCAAAGCGCAGGGCGTCCTCTTCACCTCCTTCCACGAGCTCGAGCCCAGTTCCATGAGCAAAATAGCAGAGTTGCTTCCCTGCCCCATCTATCCAATCGGCCCTTCAATCCTGCGTGCGCCGGACAACGAAGAGAAGGCCCGTGACGAGGAGCACCGGCGCTGGCTGGATGCGCAGCCGGAGAACTCGGTGCTGTACGTCTCGTTCGGCAGCTTCGTCGCCATGCCGCCCAAGCAGTTCGAGGAGATCGCCGTGGGGCTGCGCGACAGCGCGGTCAGGTTCTTCTGGGTGGCCCGGGACAGGGCCACCGACGGCCTCAGGGAGATGTGCGGCGACAGGGGGCTGCCGGTGCCGTGGTGCGACCAGCAGGAGGTGCTGCGCCACCCGTCCGTCGGCGGCTTCCTCAGCCACTGCGGGTGGAACTCGGTGCTCGAGGCCGTGTGCGCCGGAGTGCCGGTGCTTGGCTTCCCCGTCGCGTGGGATCAGCTGGTGAACGCCCGGATGGTCGCCGACGAATGGAAGGCCGGCATCGACCTGAGGGAGCAGAGGGGGAAGGATGGGATCGTGAGCAGGGCCGCGGTCTCTGCTGCCGCCAGGAAGCTGATGGATTTGGACAGTGGTGCCGGCCAAGAGATGAGGACAAGGGCTGCGCAGCTGCGCGAGGCTTCCCGTGGTGCGGTCATCGAAGGCGGCTCGTCCCATCGTTCTTTGACCGGTTTCCTCGAGGATCTCGGCAAGGGAAAACTGGACGTCCCTGAAAGTTCTGCGTGA